CTTCTGAATCTATTCATGAACTGGAGCAACTATTGGTTGGAAAAAAACATCAATTGGAAGAAATCAGGCTGCTGTTGGAAGCCATAGATCTAACTTCGTATTTTGGAAAAGTTGATGTTGCTGAAATTTTGGAGCTATTTAAATAACAAATGTTCTATTATCCCATTGGGATTTAAATAAAAAATATTATGCCTTGGAATCCAGTTGTATATAATCAGTTTAAAGACATTCGTTTCAAACCCTTTTTTGATCTATCTGAATTAATAGCTTCTGAAGCAATGATGAAAGCAGTGGATCTCGGATGTGGAACCGGTGAGCAAACAGCTATTTTGAGCGATAAATTTCCACAAGCTACATTTCTCGGAATAGATGCATCTCCGGAAATGCTATCGATGAGTCGTAAACTTGAACATGAACACCTGAAATTTGAAAATAGTAGTGTTGAAAAATTTCTGAAGACAGCGGGTTCATGGGATTTGATATTCAGTAATGCGGCATTGCAATGGCTGGATGATCACCAAATGCTTTTTCCGCATCTCATTTCCAAATTGAGTAGCGGCGGACAATTGGCAATTCAGATGCCTTACCAGCCAGAAAATGTCTTAAATAAATTGCTATTTGAGCTGGCTGGTGAAGAACCTTACCGAAGTTATTTGGATGGTTGGAATAGGGCTTCATCGGTGCTAAGTATAGATGACTATGCACAGATTTTATTTCATGCAGGCTTGGAGGAATTGGATCTTTCGCTTCGTATATACCCAATTATTGCCGCGGAAGTGGATGTACTTTATAACTTTATTTCCGGATCGGCATTGATCCCTTATATTGAGCGATTGGACGAAGATAAAAGACCTGCTTTCATTGAGGCTTTTAAGATACGTATTAAACAGTATTTTTCCAGATTCCCCGCGATATATCCGTTTAAACGTATTTTGTTGTATGGACGAAAGAGCTGACATCGAGCGAGGATGTTTGTGTTAAATGCTGATCAAATCTGACCAGATCGCTTTGGTCATCGTTGCTAAATCGTTGGGATTTAATATCATTTGAAGGCCTCGTTTTCCCGCGCTCACAGAAATTTCTGTTTCCAATTGAGCTGCTTCCTCAATAAATGTTGGAAATAGTTTTTTCATGCCAATAGGTGAGCAGCCACCGCGGATATAGCCCGTTACAGCTAGGAGATCCTTCATAGGGAGCATTTCACAATTTTTATTACCTGATGCTTTAGCGATCTTTTTTAAGTCAAGTTGGGCATTTCCGGGAATTACAGCAACAATGTAAGGGTCTATATTTCCTTTCAATACTAAAGTCTTATAAAGTGTTTCAGGTAATAGACCCAATGACAAGGCAACATGTTCGGCACTGACATCATGATCATCCACCTCGTATTCTCTTAATTCATAGTTTACTTTTGCCGTATCCAACAAGCGGACTGCATTGGTTTTATGCGACATAATAAGCTTTATTAAGATCTACGATTGGAAAAATAGTTTGTAATATCTGTCAAGGAGTATGTATTCAGACAATTTTTTGCTTCCAGGCCACCTTTCTGTGCAACAAAAATACCATACTGCATGTCCAGTAGACCCTCAGTGCGATGCGCATCGGGGTTAATGGATAACAATACACCTTTTTCCACAGCATAGCGATGCCATCTCCAATCTAAATCTAGCCTTAAAGGATTTGCATTAATTTCAATGACGACCTTATTCGCGGCGCAGGCATCAATTATTTTTTTAAAGTCGAGTGGATAGCCCGATCTACTTAATAAAAGACGGCCCGTTGGATGTCCCAAAATTGTTGTATATGGGTTTTCAATTGCTTTAATCAATCTGGCGGTTGCTTTTTCCTCATCCATCTTTAAGTTGGAGTGAACAGAGGCGACAACAAAGTCAAATTGTGCTAGTACCTCATCGGGGTAGTCCAGTGATCCGTCGCTTAGAATATCGGATTCTATCCCTTTAAAGATTTTAAAAGGTGCTAGTTTTTCATTTAAGCTGGCAATTTCTTTCCATTGCTCTTCCAATCTTTCGATGGAAAGACCATTTGCATAAACAGCCGTTCTGGAGTGATCACATATTCCGAGATATTCGAGACCTAATGCATCTTTACAATAAAGAGCCATTTGCTCCAAGGTATGCACACCATCACTATAAGTTGAGTGGTTGTGCAATGTCCCTTTGAGATCTTTAAATTGGATTAATTGAGTTAAAGTATGGTTCTGGGCGCGTTCAATTTCGTCAAGACCCTCGCGCAATTCAGGTTCAATATAATCAAGCCTTAAGTTACGATAGATAGCTTCTTCACTGGAAAGTGAAGGTAAGTCAGGAAGAATATTGAATAAGAGATCCAAGTGTGCGGTCGATCCTGTACTGAGAATAAGGTCTCGATAAAAATCATTGATATTCGTACTGAAAACCTTGAATGTAAAACCTAATTCATCGGTAATTTCCAGTGAATTCTCTGTTTTCTCCACCAATGTATAATCACCTAGGAATTTCTCCACCGCTTCTATACTTTCGGAAATGAGTAGATCTACTGTGCTTAACACCTCGCATTTTCTTCTAAAATCTCCGGTAAAGGATAGGAGAGACGAGGGGAAATGTGTTTTTAAAATAGCGTAAAATGTATCAGCTTGGGACAATACTTTGGCGTATAGGAACCACCCCTGATTGGATATCGAAAATTCGATGGACTTCTTTATTTCTTCCTGCGTTTTTAAGCCAAATCCTTTAGCTTCAACTAGACGGTTTTCATTGCAGGCATACAGTAGTTCGCCTACACTTTCAATCCCAAGTTCTTGCCAGATAATCTGAACCTTTTTTGGACCAAGACCCTTTATGGTTAACATTTCAACAACTCCTGATGGAGTATTCGCCAATAGGACCTGGAGTTCCTTAAACGTTCCGGTTTGTGCGACCTCTTTCGCTTTTTCGGCGGTACTTTTTCCCATGCCTGGCTGTGCGCTCAATTCTTCAAGCGAGGCGTCATCGATACGAAAGGGCAATTTGTCCAATTTAAAAGATGCACTAGCCATAGCCTTTGTTCGGAATGGATTTTCGTTGTGAAGTTCCATTAATTGGCTACACAATTTAAAAATTTTAGAGATCGCTTTATTGTCCATCATTGTCGGTGAGTTGTTAGGCTACAAATATCCTAAATTTTGAGCCAAAATACCAACCAAGTCGATAATATAATGCCGTTAAATAATGTGAAAAAGATGATTTTTGTCGAAATCATTCACTGTTTTTTATAATTAACAACAAAGTGACAAATGACAGCCCGCGTAACCGGGTATTTTGGCTAAGTTTGCCGTTTTTGGGTGTTGAAATCGATAAGGTTTATCGTGTTTTCTGAAAATATCCGACAACAATAGGAATGTTATGATAGCAGATATAAATGACAAAGAAGTAAGTGGTCTCTACAAGACAGGTATTATTCAACAGACGGCCTATTGGTCTGCTGTGAAAAAGATGCAGGGGATAGAATCGAAGGCTTTTAATTTCAAATCGAAGCACTCTGATCTTTATATCGGAGTGGAAGACGATACCTATTTTGTAGGGGATCTATTGATTATTATTCAGGCAGTGGATCATGAGCATAGCATCGCGTATGTACCATATGGTCCTGAAATAGAACCATCAGAAGAAAATCAAGGGTCGTTTTTAGAGCAGCTTTCGGAGAGTTTACGTTCTTACTTGCCGCCCAATTGTATTATGATACGATATGATCTGTCCTGGGAATCCCATTGGGCAAAAGATGATGACTGTTATGACCTCTACGGCAATTGGTTAGGCGTTCCTGAAAAACGTATTCAGGAAATGCGCTTTAATTTTAATACTGAAAATTGGAATTTTCATAAAGCGAATACAGATATTCTTCCCTCTAATACCATTTTTATGAACCTTAGAAAAGAGAAAGATCTTCTGTTGGCCAATATGAAATCAAAGACGCGTTACAATATTCATTTGGCTGAAAGGAAAGGCGTAAAGGTTCGTTCTCTTGGTTTAGAGAGCCTGGAGATCTGGTATGAGTTATATCGGCAGACTGCGCTTCGTAATAATTTTTTCTTGCATGATATCAACTATTTCAAGATTGTACTATCTGCCAAGGCAAATGATACTTTGTCTCCAGCAGATGTTTACTTACTGGTTGCCGAGGTGGACAATCAACCTTTGGCTGCAATGTTTCTAGTAATTGCTGCAAATCGGGGAACCTATCTTTATGGTGCTTCTGCTTCCGAGAATCGCAATTATATGGCTACTTATGCCTTGCAATGGCGTGCCATGCAGATAGCAAAGGAGAAAGGCTGTGCGGAATATGATTTCTTTGGCGTATCACCCCAGGCAGATCCTTCACATCCATTATACGGACTTTATAGATTTAAAACGGGTTTTGGTGGTGAGATCTATCATCGAATGGGCTGTTGGGATTATCCATTAGATAATGAGAAGTATCGGTATTATGCCTCCATGGAGTTTAAAAATCAAAGTTATCATTTGAGTTAAGTGTTAAAATACTTCACCCAGGGTCAATCTTACCCCACGGTGATTGGTGCTGACACCATAATCTATGCCGATGTTGGTGCCCGAGTTCTTGTTAAATTTAATTCTGGCGCCAGCACCAGTACCGATGTTCCAGTCTGCAAACATGCTATTTTTTGGTCCGTTGACGGTTGTGAAATTTATAAAAGCCACAAAACCGAATAAACCATCGCTGCTGATGTCACAGCGGTACTCTGTTTCCAGATAATACAACGATTTGCCACGGAACCGACTTACGGGAAACCCTCTTCCGGAACTATTGTAAGGATCCCAACCCAAATTAGGTAAATCGAGGTAAGGTGCTTTGCTATTGAATACAGTCCAGAAAAAGCTACGCACAGCAATCATATTCTGCTTATTCGGATCCTGGGTCAAGCGATGGTATCTCCTGATTTCAAGGAATAAGGACTTCCAATTTTGATCGCTTCCCATGAAAACAGGGTTAAGGCGGAATTGTAGATTGGCATAGTTGCCAGACCAGGTATTAATAGAATTCGCACGTGTATCATAAATGAGATTGAGACTAAGGCCCGAAGAAACAGTATGATCTTTTAAATCCGTGCCATAAGGGTAGGAGGTATACTCGTCAAGTGGGATCGCACTCGTGGATTTGATATTCATGCGGTAATCCAGATCATAGCCAATGCCCATAAACAGTCCGCCGTGGATTCTTTTTAGCGCATGTTGATATAGTCTAAAATAAGTATAATCCAAATTGATCTGTTGGTCGCCGTGATGCTCTTTGCCTATTCCCCAAGTCTCATGTGGGTATTTTAATAGCCTGATATCACCATCGATAACCCAAGTATTATCTTTTAACCAGACATAGGAGCGGATGGGGAGGCCGAATCGCTTTCCAAAATTGGTGTATGGAGTGAAAGTAACTTTAGACATATAGGTACTTTTACGCTCACCAAGATAAAACCCTGCTGTGGTACTCGTAATTAAAGCGTGTCCTCCTCCTGGTACATTTGTCGAAAATGGCAGAAATGAAAAGTAAAACTTTTTTCCGGTACTATCGACAGATTGTGGTGGCTTAATCTTGAGAATATCTTTTCCGATATCGATCATGTCCCTTTGTTTACTTGTATCTGCGATATGCTCAGTGATTTCTATTTCATTGACAGGGCGCTGTGCATAGAGCTCAGATTGAAATATCACCAATAAAAATGTTAAAGTAGCAAGCTGATATAAAAAAAGATGCTGTCTGTCGTAGTGTGTCATGAACGCATGCAATCTAAGAGGAATTGTACAGAATTACAATATTGTAAAGAATATTTTATCTATTCTGTCGCGTTTTGGCTATAAAGGGAATAAGTTCAAATTTCATTCACCTAGAAAAAAATAGCGTTTACCGATTTTAATGTAATGTTAATCTAAATGTAATAGAATCAACACATCAGTTGTCTTAAATTTGAATCAGAAAATAAATAAGAAAAAAGTGCAACAAATTTAGATTGTCTTCGACAATAGGATAAGAAAATATACTAATACATTATAAAATAGAAAAGATATGAAAACTTTAGTTAAAACATTTGTAGCGGCAGCAATGATAGCAATCTCTACCTGTTCAATGGCTTCGGTTAAACCAGAAGAACGTAATTTAATTACAGCTGATTTGGCAATTGATGAATATGTTGGCGCAATGACCGAAGGTCAGGTAGCGAATTTAGATAAGCTATTCACTTCTGATTTTAATCAGAAAATCTGTGGTAAACAAGATTTAAATCACAGCCGATCGGAGATGATCGAGTTCTTGAAAAAACAAAAAGGAATAAAAATGAACTGTAAAACAACAACGCAGATCGTTGAAGAATTACCAGATTATGCTATTGCAAAAGTAACCATGCAATTTGATGGTTTCTCTAAGACCGATTTGATCACACTTGTGAAGGAAAACGGTGCATGGAAAGTTTCTAAATCAGTTAATTCTTACAAATAGGAATTACTGCCGCAAATTGAAATGATGTTTCGGGAAACTGAGCAATGTATAAAAACAAAAGAGGCTACTTGTGAAAAGTAGCCTCTTTTGTTTGTGGAGCATATCAGGATCGAACTGATCACCTCTTCACTGCCAGCGAAGCGCTCTAGCCGGATGAGCTAATGCCCCCTTTGTTTTTTCTGTCGCTAAGATAATACCTTTTTTGTAAAAACAAAATTGCTTTTTTATTTTTTTAAGTATTATTATTTATTGCTTCTCGGTAAGTAATTCTTCTGTACGTTGTATCTGCTGATTATCCTTCCATCCATCATGTCCAGGAATAACCATCTTTATATGGGGATACTTCGCTAATAATCTGGCTAATGCAGGCTTCCAGGCTTTGACGTCGCCATCAACAATATTACCTAAATTTTTTGCCTCCGAGCTTTTGATAAAGCAACCCCCATCCAGAATTTGATAGTCCGGAAACCAGACAACGACATTATCCAAAGAATGCCCGGCTCCAAAAAAGTTCAAAACGAAGGACTGACCACCGACTTTATAGGTCTTGTTGATTTTGACGAGATGCGTAGCTTGGGCTTTATGATTTGCCTTAAGCAGGTCGTTGGTCATTTTTGTCGCATAAGTTGGAATGCCGATACGATTATAATATGCAAACCCTCCCGCGCGATCCTCATGCCAATGTGTGGCATATACCGCAATGACAGGTAGTTGATGCTTTTGTTTAATACTGTCCAAAAGCGGTTGATATTGTGTCGAGTCCCAAGGCGTATCAAATAGAATAACACCCTTCTTGGTGATTAGATAGACCGCATTAGCGGCATATTTGGTGCCCTCAAAGGTATTGTAAGTCGTATAAAGATATAGCTGTGAATTGATCTTTTCAATTGATAATGGTTTTTCCTGTGCGCGCAAAGATGACAATACACAGCAAGAAAGACCGAAAAGTAGCGTAGCTACTTTTGCGGAGAAGAGCGAAATAATATTTTTGAACATAAGTAAATAAACGATTGTTCGGAACGAATATTGTTGAGTTGGACCTGTTAAATTCCTTTTTTTTGGCTACAACGATGTAACGAAATCTTCCCGATGTGGAGTGAAAGAATCTATCAATTCGCCTTCTTCAAGACATTCACAGCCGTGGATTAAATTTGGGTAAATGATACAGGAATCACCTACGGTTAAAATTTCATCTGTACCATCAATGTGGTACCTGAACTTTCCGGCGCTGACATAAGATATTTGTGTATGTGGGTGTTGATGTGGGGCACCGATTGCACCTTTTTGAAAACGTACTTTCATTAACATCAATTCATCGTTATAGACTAATATTTTACGTTTTACGCCATCGCCTAGATCCGTCCAGCTCTGCGCTTTATCGTGTAGGAATATCTCACTCATTTTAATCACTTTTATTTTGAAAAATTAATCAACAAATCTTTATTACCAATGATAGGAAATAAATACGACTTTTGTAGCTCAGCTTGAGAAGTTCTTTATAAGTGTACAGCGTTGGTGAGAAAATATCCCGATTTTCTTAGGGAAAATAGAAGAACATGGATGAACTGATCGGTAAAGTATTTGAAAAAACTGTTACTTTGTGTCTGATCAAAGCGAATGTACTGATATGAATTATTTCGACGAACTTATTACGTTATTACATGGAGAACAGCAATATGATAAGATGCAGCATGAAGCATTATTATTGAAAAGCAGTTTAAATGAAAGAAGAATGCAGGGGGTGACCTGGTTTCCTATTCAGATCACGGATAGCGAACTAGGGCGGGGAGATTATCTGTCAGTTAGTTTAAAAAAAACAAATCACCTCGATGTAGATCATCGGTTTCGTTTTGGGATGCCTGTTTCTCTATTTTCAAACCATGACCCAAATGTGGACAGAATAGATGGCATTATATCTTCAGTTAATAAGGAAAGTATGAGGATTTCATTTCGTGTAGATGAGCTGCCGGATTGGAGTAGAAGAGGGAAACTTGGTGTGGACTTATTATTTGACGAGCACTCATACCGTGAAATGGCGAATGCATTGCGGCAGGCAAAGGAGCTCGCGACTGATCCGCGACAAGGTACATTGATCAGAAAGCTTATTGGTGGGGAACAATTATATATCGGAAAAAAAGATACATTTTTTGAGTATCCAGATCTCAATGCCAGCCAAAATAGTGCTGTTCAAGAGGTCTTAGCTACAACAGATATCGCACTTTTACATGGCCCTCCGGGGACTGGGAAAACGACAACATTGATCAAGGCAATAGCCGCTTTGTTAAAGAGCAATAACAAGCAGATATTAGTCGTGGCCCCGAGCAATACTGCAGTTGATTTATTGACTGAGCGTTTAGATGCTGCAGGAATATCTGTCACTCGGATAGGTAATCCGGTTAAAGTATCTGAACATCTACAGGAGTTGACCCTTGATAGCAGAATAGATCGCCATAGCGCGAATAAGGATATAAAGGCCTTGCAAAAGCAAGTTCGAACCTATACGGATATGGCCCAGAAATATAAACGCAATTTTGGCAAGGCCGAGCGCGAACAAAGGAAAGCATTGTTCGACGAAGCTTACAGAATTCGAAAAGATGTTGATAAGATTCAGGATTTTATCGTAGCGGATATTCTCGATTGCTCTCAGGTGATAACCGCGACGCTAGTAGGAGCAAATCAAGATGTTATACGAAACCGAAGATATGAGACGGTTGTTATTGACGAGGCTGCTCAAGCACTGGAGCCTGCCTGTTGGATTCCGATATTAAAGGCAGACAAATTGGTATTGGCTGGGGATCATTGTCAACTCTCACCAACAGTGAAATCAAATAAAGGTATATACAATAAACTTAGTAATACGCTGTTTGAAAAACTCATCGATCTTTATCCCGAAGCGGTTTCGTTGCTTGATATCCAATATCGAATGAACGAACAGATTATGAATTATCCTTCCTCAGCTTTATATGGAGGTCTCTTGAAAGCTGATCGTTCTGTTGCGCATTGGACAATAGCAAACGATACGGAACCGATTGTATATATTGACACAGCTGGGGCAGGTTTTGAGGAAACCGAAAGTGATGGTGCGATCTATAATCTCGGGGAGGCCAGTTTTCTGAAATCTCATTTAAAGACAGCCATCGCAACTTGGGTACGATCTTCTCCAATCGAACAATGGCCTAGTATTGGGATAATAGCACCTTACCGTAAACAAGTGTCTGTATTAAAGGAAATGTTGGAGCAGGATGAGGAATTACGGCCGTATGCTGCTATTATCAAAGTACAAACCATTGATAGTTTTCAGGGGCAGGAGAAAGATATTATTTATATCAGTTTGACGCGAAGTAATAACGAACAACAGATTGGGTTTTTATCCGATGTGCGACGGATGAATGTCGCCATGACAAGGGCCAAAAAGAAGTTGGTCGTCATTGGTGATAGTGCAACGATAGGGATTCATTCATTCTACCAGAAATTTATTGTTTACGCAGAAAATCTTGGTCACTACCATAGTGTTTGGGAATGGGATATTGCGGAGATGTAATCGGAAAAGGGACTGCGATGAAGTTCTTTACGCAGTCCCTCTCAATTTTTATAAAGAGGTGAAATTCATCCAATCGGCCTTTTCGTCATAGTGCATAAGCGGTTCGGCATTATTGTTATTGGAGAGTTGACCGACCAACATGTACAGATCCATACTAACATGCTGACGGGCAATTTCTGTCATTTTATTATTAAAACCAGCATTATTGATTTGAAGGACATATTGGAAGCAAACAACACGTGCAATTATTTTCCCTAAAGTGACCATCTCGCGTTGCTTAGGTTGAAGCGGGAAGTCGAAATTCAAAATAGAAGAGAAAAATGGAGCCGCAAGTTCGGTTGCCGGATTTATTTTCAGGAATGAAAGCAGATTGCTTTCTTTGCTTTTGCGCATCAGTTTAGCAATTGCCTCTGCTACTTGTGAATAGAGCATCTCGTTTGACCCTTCAAAAATTTGGAAGGGTCTACTATCTACTAAACCACGACCAGCAACATGATCCAATCTATAACCATTTGCTCCAGATAATTGTACGCAGATCTGTGCAGATTCATGCATCAGGTCAGTCACGAGTGCCTTGACACTATTGGCATCTACACTGTGGCCAGAAAGATCATTTTGAATTGAGCTGATTGAACTACTGTACGCACACATCGCTGAACATATCGTAAAAGCAGCCTGCAAACGCGATAACTGAAACTTAACCGAATCGAGTTCGTTTAATGGAATTCCACTAACACGTCTTTCGGTACAATGCTTCATGGCTTCATCCAACATACGTTTTATGAATCCCATTCCCATGCCCGGAAACTGAAGTCTGCTCCGGTGTAAGGTATCCAACATCAGTTTTATACCAGTGCTCTCTGGTGTTAACCTATTGTCAATGGGTACTTCGATGTCTATTTTATTGATACCATAAGGAATCGCATATAATCCTAAGCTATTGTATTTTTTTGTTACTTCAATCTTTTGTTCTTCGATGGAATTGTCAGTAACAAAGAAATCAATATCACGCACAAGTTCACCATTCTCATTTTTCTTTCGCGCAGTAACGAGCCAAAAGTCAGCAGCACCTGTTAAACCTTGCCAATGTTTTTCTCCGTTAATACGGTATTTATCTCCATCTTGTTGGTAGGAGGTACGCATATTGAGGGCATCACTACCATAGGCCTGCTCGGTAATCATCAGCCCACCCATGGCTTTATTTTCTAGAAATTGGTGGAAAACTTTTTCCTGAAGTAAGGTATTGCCGTATTTAGCAAAAGGCTCCAAGAATAAAGCGATATTGATCCCGAAGATCAAAGACAGTGACAGTGATTCATAAGATGCCGCGGCAAGCACTCCTAAACATTCTTTTACATGTAGGCCACGGCCACCGTGATGCTCGGGAATAGCAACAGACAATGGTCTCATTGCCATGATTTCGCTTAAAAACTGAGGGGGCAAACCACGTGTTAAACTCAGGTTATTATAGT
The window above is part of the Sphingobacterium sp. ML3W genome. Proteins encoded here:
- a CDS encoding cupin domain-containing protein yields the protein MSEIFLHDKAQSWTDLGDGVKRKILVYNDELMLMKVRFQKGAIGAPHQHPHTQISYVSAGKFRYHIDGTDEILTVGDSCIIYPNLIHGCECLEEGELIDSFTPHREDFVTSL
- a CDS encoding DNA polymerase/3'-5' exonuclease PolX, whose protein sequence is MDNKAISKIFKLCSQLMELHNENPFRTKAMASASFKLDKLPFRIDDASLEELSAQPGMGKSTAEKAKEVAQTGTFKELQVLLANTPSGVVEMLTIKGLGPKKVQIIWQELGIESVGELLYACNENRLVEAKGFGLKTQEEIKKSIEFSISNQGWFLYAKVLSQADTFYAILKTHFPSSLLSFTGDFRRKCEVLSTVDLLISESIEAVEKFLGDYTLVEKTENSLEITDELGFTFKVFSTNINDFYRDLILSTGSTAHLDLLFNILPDLPSLSSEEAIYRNLRLDYIEPELREGLDEIERAQNHTLTQLIQFKDLKGTLHNHSTYSDGVHTLEQMALYCKDALGLEYLGICDHSRTAVYANGLSIERLEEQWKEIASLNEKLAPFKIFKGIESDILSDGSLDYPDEVLAQFDFVVASVHSNLKMDEEKATARLIKAIENPYTTILGHPTGRLLLSRSGYPLDFKKIIDACAANKVVIEINANPLRLDLDWRWHRYAVEKGVLLSINPDAHRTEGLLDMQYGIFVAQKGGLEAKNCLNTYSLTDITNYFSNRRS
- the ybaK gene encoding Cys-tRNA(Pro) deacylase, producing the protein MSHKTNAVRLLDTAKVNYELREYEVDDHDVSAEHVALSLGLLPETLYKTLVLKGNIDPYIVAVIPGNAQLDLKKIAKASGNKNCEMLPMKDLLAVTGYIRGGCSPIGMKKLFPTFIEEAAQLETEISVSAGKRGLQMILNPNDLATMTKAIWSDLISI
- the bla gene encoding BlaB/IND/MUS family subclass B1 metallo-beta-lactamase, producing the protein MFKNIISLFSAKVATLLFGLSCCVLSSLRAQEKPLSIEKINSQLYLYTTYNTFEGTKYAANAVYLITKKGVILFDTPWDSTQYQPLLDSIKQKHQLPVIAVYATHWHEDRAGGFAYYNRIGIPTYATKMTNDLLKANHKAQATHLVKINKTYKVGGQSFVLNFFGAGHSLDNVVVWFPDYQILDGGCFIKSSEAKNLGNIVDGDVKAWKPALARLLAKYPHIKMVIPGHDGWKDNQQIQRTEELLTEKQ
- a CDS encoding AAA domain-containing protein; translated protein: MSDQSECTDMNYFDELITLLHGEQQYDKMQHEALLLKSSLNERRMQGVTWFPIQITDSELGRGDYLSVSLKKTNHLDVDHRFRFGMPVSLFSNHDPNVDRIDGIISSVNKESMRISFRVDELPDWSRRGKLGVDLLFDEHSYREMANALRQAKELATDPRQGTLIRKLIGGEQLYIGKKDTFFEYPDLNASQNSAVQEVLATTDIALLHGPPGTGKTTTLIKAIAALLKSNNKQILVVAPSNTAVDLLTERLDAAGISVTRIGNPVKVSEHLQELTLDSRIDRHSANKDIKALQKQVRTYTDMAQKYKRNFGKAEREQRKALFDEAYRIRKDVDKIQDFIVADILDCSQVITATLVGANQDVIRNRRYETVVIDEAAQALEPACWIPILKADKLVLAGDHCQLSPTVKSNKGIYNKLSNTLFEKLIDLYPEAVSLLDIQYRMNEQIMNYPSSALYGGLLKADRSVAHWTIANDTEPIVYIDTAGAGFEETESDGAIYNLGEASFLKSHLKTAIATWVRSSPIEQWPSIGIIAPYRKQVSVLKEMLEQDEELRPYAAIIKVQTIDSFQGQEKDIIYISLTRSNNEQQIGFLSDVRRMNVAMTRAKKKLVVIGDSATIGIHSFYQKFIVYAENLGHYHSVWEWDIAEM
- a CDS encoding acyl-CoA dehydrogenase family protein; amino-acid sequence: MSNVLGQKKQIEDFDLYIGKFKERLSNLFHTEYDYNNLSLTRGLPPQFLSEIMAMRPLSVAIPEHHGGRGLHVKECLGVLAAASYESLSLSLIFGINIALFLEPFAKYGNTLLQEKVFHQFLENKAMGGLMITEQAYGSDALNMRTSYQQDGDKYRINGEKHWQGLTGAADFWLVTARKKNENGELVRDIDFFVTDNSIEEQKIEVTKKYNSLGLYAIPYGINKIDIEVPIDNRLTPESTGIKLMLDTLHRSRLQFPGMGMGFIKRMLDEAMKHCTERRVSGIPLNELDSVKFQLSRLQAAFTICSAMCAYSSSISSIQNDLSGHSVDANSVKALVTDLMHESAQICVQLSGANGYRLDHVAGRGLVDSRPFQIFEGSNEMLYSQVAEAIAKLMRKSKESNLLSFLKINPATELAAPFFSSILNFDFPLQPKQREMVTLGKIIARVVCFQYVLQINNAGFNNKMTEIARQHVSMDLYMLVGQLSNNNNAEPLMHYDEKADWMNFTSL
- a CDS encoding nuclear transport factor 2 family protein, with the protein product MKTLVKTFVAAAMIAISTCSMASVKPEERNLITADLAIDEYVGAMTEGQVANLDKLFTSDFNQKICGKQDLNHSRSEMIEFLKKQKGIKMNCKTTTQIVEELPDYAIAKVTMQFDGFSKTDLITLVKENGAWKVSKSVNSYK
- a CDS encoding methyltransferase domain-containing protein; protein product: MPWNPVVYNQFKDIRFKPFFDLSELIASEAMMKAVDLGCGTGEQTAILSDKFPQATFLGIDASPEMLSMSRKLEHEHLKFENSSVEKFLKTAGSWDLIFSNAALQWLDDHQMLFPHLISKLSSGGQLAIQMPYQPENVLNKLLFELAGEEPYRSYLDGWNRASSVLSIDDYAQILFHAGLEELDLSLRIYPIIAAEVDVLYNFISGSALIPYIERLDEDKRPAFIEAFKIRIKQYFSRFPAIYPFKRILLYGRKS
- a CDS encoding peptidoglycan bridge formation glycyltransferase FemA/FemB family protein; protein product: MIADINDKEVSGLYKTGIIQQTAYWSAVKKMQGIESKAFNFKSKHSDLYIGVEDDTYFVGDLLIIIQAVDHEHSIAYVPYGPEIEPSEENQGSFLEQLSESLRSYLPPNCIMIRYDLSWESHWAKDDDCYDLYGNWLGVPEKRIQEMRFNFNTENWNFHKANTDILPSNTIFMNLRKEKDLLLANMKSKTRYNIHLAERKGVKVRSLGLESLEIWYELYRQTALRNNFFLHDINYFKIVLSAKANDTLSPADVYLLVAEVDNQPLAAMFLVIAANRGTYLYGASASENRNYMATYALQWRAMQIAKEKGCAEYDFFGVSPQADPSHPLYGLYRFKTGFGGEIYHRMGCWDYPLDNEKYRYYASMEFKNQSYHLS